CCAATCCGCCGGGACGATGAGCGTTTTGCCGTCACGCGCCGGAGGGTGAATCCGCCGGCGTGACCGGCCCGGCGCGCCGGCCTCAGGCCGGCTCCGGGTCGGGTACCACCAGGTTGGCGTCCCGCGCCAGCCGCCATCGCCCGTCGGCCTCCTTGCGCAGGATCGACAGGGCCGGGCCGGACCGATGCATCGCGGGGCCGCCTCCCAGTGGCGTGATGGTGATGCGCAGATGGTTGCGCAGGTAGGCCACGTCGCCGAACACCCGGACCTCCTGGATGTCGCTCGTGCCCTCGATGCGCACCGCCTTCATGCCCTCGGACATGGCCGCGAAGGCCTGCTTGCCGAAGGGCGGCTGCCCGGGGACGAGGAAGACCACATCGTCCGTCATCAGGTTCAGGACCGCCTGCAGGTCGCCGGCCTGGCTGGCGGCGAGCCAGTCGGTCACGACGGCCCGGATGGCGCGTTCGTCGTCGGTCATGGCGATCTGGGTCGGTGGTGGAGGGCGGTGCCGGCCACTGTACTACGTCGCCTTCGATGGCCGTCCGCCCGGACCAGTCTGCATGACAGCCAGCCCGAATCGCGCACGATGCGTGCCGGCTGACGGTGGCTAGGGCTTCGACGGATCATCCTTCGGATCGACGTAGTGGATATCCAGCGGCCCCGTGCTGTTGATCTGCACCACC
The sequence above is a segment of the Ralstonia nicotianae genome. Coding sequences within it:
- a CDS encoding SgcJ/EcaC family oxidoreductase encodes the protein MTDDERAIRAVVTDWLAASQAGDLQAVLNLMTDDVVFLVPGQPPFGKQAFAAMSEGMKAVRIEGTSDIQEVRVFGDVAYLRNHLRITITPLGGGPAMHRSGPALSILRKEADGRWRLARDANLVVPDPEPA